GCTCCGGCTGGCAATGCCTTTGGCCGCCCCGGCGAGAGCGTCGCCTTCAACACCCTCCAGGGCGCCGTCAACCGCAACATGGTCGCCAGCCTGGCGGTGCCCACCTTCCGCGTGGGCTACACGATCACCACCACCAAGCTGGACGCCTTCTACAAGCAGGTGAAGAGCAAGGGCATCACCATGACCGCCCTGCTGGCGAAGGCCGTGGGCGTGGTGCTGGCCCGTCACCCCCAGGTGAATGCCGCCACCAGCGCCGATGGTTCCGCCATGGTTTATCCGGCTTCGGTGAACGTCGCCGTGGCCGTGGCGATGGAAGACGGTGGCTTGATCACCCCGGTTCTGGCCAACGCCGACAAGACCGACATCCATTCCCTGGCCCGCAACTGGGCGGATCTGGTGTGCCGCGCTCGCAGCAAACAACTCCAGCCTGAGGAGTACAGCACCGGCACCTTCACCCTCTCCAACCTGGGGATGTTCGGTGTGGATCGCTTTGACGCGATTCTGCCCCCGGGCACCGGCGCGATCCTGGCGGTGGCCGCCTCGCGTCCCACCGTGGTCGGCGGCAAGGACGGCTCGATCAGGGTTGCGAACCAGATGCAGGTGAATCTGACCTGCGATCACCGCGTGATCTATGGCGCCGATGCGGCGGCCTTCCTCAAGGATCTGGCCCAGCTGATCGAGACCAACCCCGAGAGCCTGGCCTTCTGATCAGCGACGATCAGCTGCTCTCGAGTTACGTCTTTGACCTCCCGGAGACGTTCATCGCCCAGCGCCCTGTCGAACCGCGCCATGCGGCGCGGCTGTTGGCGCTCGAGGGGCCAGAGGGCTGTCGCCATCAAACGGTCTGGGATCTGCAGGAGCTGCTGAAACCCGGCGATTTGCTGGTGGTGAACAACACCCGGGTGCTTAAGGCGCGCCTGCAGGCCCGCCGGCCCACAGGGGGGGCGGTGGAGCTGCTGGTGCTGGAGCCCGTGGGCGGCAGCGATTGGCTCTGTCTGGCCAAACCGGCCAAGCGCCTCAAGCCGGGCGAGATCCTGCAGCTGGAGCATCCCGGCCAAGCGCCCCAGCCCCTGGAGATCGTGGCCGTTGACGCGGAGACCGGTGGCCGGGTCGTGCGGTTTCCGGCGGAGTGCACCACCCCGGAAGCGATCGAGGCCCTGCTGGCCCGTTACGGCGAGATCCCCCTGCCGCCCTACATCCACCAGCACTCCAGCGACGACGACAGCCGTTACCAGACCCGCTTTGCCTCCCGGCCCGGTGCGGTGGCGGCGCCCACGGCGGGCTTGCACCTGAGCGATGAACTGCTGGACGCCCTCGAGGCCCTCGGGGTGCAGCGCACAACGGTGACCTTGCACGTCGGTCTGGGCACGTTCCGGCCGGTGGAAACCGAGGACCTGACCCAGTTGGAGCTGCACAGCGAGTGGGTTGAGGTGTCGGCGGCCTGTGTGGAGGCGGTGTCCCAGTGCCGCGCCCGCGGCGGCCGGGTGATTGCGGTTGGCACCACCTCGGTTCGCAGCCTGGAGGCGGTCGCTCAGCTCCATGGCGGTGTGCTGCAACCCCATGCCGGTCCGGTGAATTTGGTGATTCAGCCCGGCTATCGCTTTGCGGTGGTTCAGGGGCTCCTGACCAACTTCCACCTGCCGAAAAGTTCCTTGTTGCTGCTGGTTAGTGCCCTGGTGGGACGGCTGCGTTTGCTGGCGCTCTACGAGGAGGCCAAGGCCGAGGGCTATCGCTTCTTCTCCTATGGCGATGCGATGTGGATCGCGCCGGAGGCGGTTCTGGAGAGCGCCCGGCCATAAAAAAAGCCCCCGCTCCGGCGGGGGCTTGGGTTGGATCGCTTGGATCAGGCGGCGGCCAGGTTTGCGGCCACGAAGTCCCAGTTCACCAGCTTGTCGAGGTAGGTGCTGATGTAGTCGGGACGGCGGTTCTGGTAATCCAGGTAGTAGGCGTGCTCCCAGACGTCCATGGTCAGGAGGGCCTTTTGGCCGTGGGCCAGGGGCAGATCGGCGTTGCCGGTCTTGGTGACCTTCAGGGTGCCGTTGTCGAGGACGAGCCAGGCCCAGCCGCTACCGAACTGGGTGGCGCCGGCGGCCTTGAAGGCTTCGACGAACTTCTCAAAGCTGCCGAAGTCGGCGTTGATCTTGTCGAGCAGAGCGCCGCTGGGGGTGCCGCCACCGTTGGGCTTGATGCACTGCCAGTAGAAGCTGTGGTTCCAGACCTGGGCAGCGTTGTTGAACACGCCGGCTTTGCTGGCGTCACCGGCCACGGCGACGATGGTGTCTTCCAGGCTCTTGCCTTCCAGATCGGTGCCAGCCACCAGGTTGTTGAGGTTGGTCACGTAAGCGTTGTGGTGCTTGCCGTGGTGGAACTCAAGGGTTTGGCGGGAGATATGCGGCTCGAGGGCATCGAGGCCGTAGGGCAGCGCGGGCAGCGTATGAGCCATGAAACGAAGGATCGTGCTGTTGGATGCCCGGCCAAATGCCGGACGGCGGCGGCATCCTAACGATCGTTTGAAGTTTCGTAAGTCGCGAGAACCGCACTGCTGGCGCGGTCCCCGCAGCCCAGATCAGCCCTTGATCTCGAGCAGTTCCACCTCAAAGACCAAGGTGGCGTTGGGGGGGATCACACCGCCGGCACCGCGCTCGCCGTAGGCGAGATCGGGGGGGATGACCAGCTTGCGCTTACCGCCGACCTGCATGCCGGCTACACCTTCATCCCAGCCCTTGATGACGCGACCGGCGCCCAGGGGGAAGCTGAAGGGACCGCGGCCGTAGCTGCTGTCGAACTCCTTGCCGTTCTCGAGGGTGCCGCGGTAGTTGACCACTACGAGCTGACCCGAGGTGGCTTCCGGGCCGTCCCCGATCACCAGGTCGGTGATGCGCAGACCGCTGGGGGTCATCCGTTCTTTGGCCGCAACCATTTCTCCTCCGAGGGCAGAGGCCCCACTGTCGGCGATGACGTCGCTGGCCATCGTGAAGAGGCTGGGGTTGGGATCCTCTGGATCGAGCTCGATCTGGCCGCTGAAGCTGGCTTGAGCGGGGGCGCTGGCCACCGCCTGCTGCACGGCGGGTTGGCTGGGGGCGGCGTTCACAGTGGAGGGAGCCACGATCTGGCTCACCAGTGCCAGCAAGAGGCAGCCCACGCAGACGGCGGAGCTGATCAGGATGTCCCGCATGTCCGGATCAAAGAGGCATCAGCGAAGGATTCTCGCCTAGTTGCCCCTCAGTCCGGGATTTCGAGCTGGGATTGCTTCTGCCGCAGCTGCTGTTCCAGCCGATCGATGCGGCCCCGCAGTTCATCGACCTCCCGTTGCCGGGCCAGGCCGAGATCCTGCAGCAGGTGATCCAGGTTGCGCTCCACCTGCCGCTCGGTCTGCTTCTCGAGCTCGGGGTTCTCGCCGCGCAGGCTGGCGAGGACGTCATCGACCAAGGCACTGGCCTGACTGGGATCAAGGCGGCCACTGCTCACCCAGGCCTGGGTGACGCCCCGCAGGCGCTCGGCCACCAACGAGGTGGTGCCAAGTCCGCGGAAGAGCAGTTGTTGAAGGGTCCGGCTGGGATCCATAACACTTCTTTACTAGCAGGTGATTTGAGCTGCTACGGAGTGGTTTGAATTGGTTTGAACAGGGTGGTTTGAATCAGCTCTGCTCGTGCCGTCTGTCTAGCCAGAACCAAGGCTCAAGCGCATCAACAGATCGGCAGTGATCGAAACGTTTGGATTGTTTATAGCGATACAAAGCTGGGTGCGTCCCGGCTTGGACCAGAACAAGTGAATGGTTCACAGGGACACACCGTTGATCGCCGTTCAAACCTTTTCTCGGCTTTGTTCAAACCCGCACGACTGTCCCGTTGCTGTGGCTGGTTCTTGAAGGTTTCTCGTCGGACAGCTCAACCGATCTCCGCCTAGTTAGACTGATCTCGTTGGGCAACGCTGACGCGCCTTGTAGCCGCCGTCAACAGCTCAAGGCTCTATCGCTCCGGCTGCGTCGGTCAAAGCCGTTACAGCCGGTCTCAGCTGGTGATCAGGAGTTTTTGGAGTGGGTACCCGGTACGGGGACTGTGGCGTCCATGCACCTACGTAATACGGCTTCAGAAATTTGGGCCAGGAACCTCACTCAAGCCAAGGAAGAAAAGTGAAGCAGCTTGGTGGCGCGGGTGCTTTGGGAGCAGCCGAAACGACAAGCAAAAAGCCAGTCAGTCACTAGGTCCAGCCAGTCTCAACCGGCTTTATTAGCGACAAAGTAGCGACAACGCTCCTGCACTCACTCGATTTATCCGTGCGGAGGAGCTGCGACCACGGCAACATCACTGCAACTACCCAACAGGGCTAATGCTGCGTCCTTTATGGATCGGGTTGGTGGCATCTGCATTGGCAGTCACCACCCTCCCTGCAAAAGCGGATGGGTACGGCACAGCCAGTGACCTGGGTGTGATGAGCATTCAGCTCAAGGACATCGTCAAACCTCAAGTCGGCATCCAAGGTCAAACCCAAGCCGCTGGCACGCCCAACCAAGCAGGTCTGGGTGGCTTCCTTCCACTGGTGGTCGGCAGCAACAGCGTCTTCTTTGCTGATGTCCTGGCGAATGCCAACTTCTCGGACTGGGGTAACAGCAGCAGCATCATCAACACCACCGTTGCTGGCACCACCATCTCCACCTCATCCCGCCTGGGCTATCGCTGGCTCAATGGTGACCGCAGTTGGATGTATGGACTGAATGCGGGCTATGACACCCGACCAATGAGCACGGGTCCCTCTGACACAGGTATCCCTGTTTATGCCTCACGCACCGCTTTCTTCCAGCAGGCGGCTGTCAATGCAGAAGCGGTGAGCGATAAGTGGGCATTCAATGCTTATGCGCTCATTCCAACGGGTGACACCGAGCAACAGCTCAACACCGTCTATCAAGGCGGTGCACTGGACACCTATGGCTTAGATGCTGGTTACAACCTGACGCCAGGACTAAGAGCCTCTGTTGGTTACTACTACCAAAACGGCGATGCAGGCGATGCCGATGGCTCTGGCGTCTTGGGTCGCCTCGCCTATGCCATCAACAACGGACTAACGGTTGGCACCAACCTCTCTTATGACAGTGCCTTCAAGTCACGGTTTTCGGCTGACATCAAGTGGCGCTTCAATACGAATGGCGGTCCTGGCAAAGAAACACCGAAAACCAATGCCGCTGTTAATGCCCTAACATCAACGCCTAGCAATAGGGATGTGCGGGTGCACGACCGAGTTTGCCTGACCTTAATTTGGTGGCCGTGTGTGTTAAGAAATTGATGGGATATTTGTGTGAGTCTAGCCACCTAAAGCCCCTGTAAATGCAGGGGCTTTTTATTTCTTCAGTCACACCCAGAAGCCAATAAATCAGGCCCTATATCTAAGATTTCTATACTCTTCAATGAGGACGAGTTTGAGTTTTGAGCAGCGACACCAGCTGCTGCTGGCTACGAACAAACCGCTTTCGCTGAGGACTGTCGTAGTCCCCTTCAAGCATCAGGGTGGGGACGGTTTCCACCCACCCAACACCAGTCTCGAAGCTCTTAGACCAGCACAGCGCTGACGCAGTCGCTATGAGCGCAAACCTCTGTGGCTAGTCATCCCATGGAGGATTTTTTTTGGCTGGTCGGTGGTGGGTCGTTGACGACTGACTGCACTGAGAACCGCAGGCCGAGTGCTCAGTCCCACACACAAGGCTTAATGGGTGACCAAAGACACGTCACGACTTCAGGCCTGGTCGCACTATCGATGCGAGACCTTCGAATGGGTTTCAAGGGAGAAACCGAGGCGGGTTGGCACCCGTCTCTTTTTTTGTCCGCTTGACCGCTACTGGGTTGCATCAGCAGGCGCT
This DNA window, taken from Synechococcus sp. LTW-R, encodes the following:
- a CDS encoding dihydrolipoamide acetyltransferase family protein, yielding MATHEIFMPALSSTMTEGKIVEWLKKPGDKVGRGESVLVVESDKADMDVESFNEGYLAAVLMPAGSTAPVGETIGLVVETEAEIAEAQAKAPSAPAAAAAPAPAAAPAPAAAPAPAPAPVAAAPAPVAAAPAPVVSNGRVVASPRAKKLASQHGVALETLRGSGPHGRIQAEDVERALGLTVAVPRVAEGSAPAASGSSNGAAAPASAPAGNAFGRPGESVAFNTLQGAVNRNMVASLAVPTFRVGYTITTTKLDAFYKQVKSKGITMTALLAKAVGVVLARHPQVNAATSADGSAMVYPASVNVAVAVAMEDGGLITPVLANADKTDIHSLARNWADLVCRARSKQLQPEEYSTGTFTLSNLGMFGVDRFDAILPPGTGAILAVAASRPTVVGGKDGSIRVANQMQVNLTCDHRVIYGADAAAFLKDLAQLIETNPESLAF
- the queA gene encoding tRNA preQ1(34) S-adenosylmethionine ribosyltransferase-isomerase QueA yields the protein MISDDQLLSSYVFDLPETFIAQRPVEPRHAARLLALEGPEGCRHQTVWDLQELLKPGDLLVVNNTRVLKARLQARRPTGGAVELLVLEPVGGSDWLCLAKPAKRLKPGEILQLEHPGQAPQPLEIVAVDAETGGRVVRFPAECTTPEAIEALLARYGEIPLPPYIHQHSSDDDSRYQTRFASRPGAVAAPTAGLHLSDELLDALEALGVQRTTVTLHVGLGTFRPVETEDLTQLELHSEWVEVSAACVEAVSQCRARGGRVIAVGTTSVRSLEAVAQLHGGVLQPHAGPVNLVIQPGYRFAVVQGLLTNFHLPKSSLLLLVSALVGRLRLLALYEEAKAEGYRFFSYGDAMWIAPEAVLESARP
- a CDS encoding superoxide dismutase, with protein sequence MAHTLPALPYGLDALEPHISRQTLEFHHGKHHNAYVTNLNNLVAGTDLEGKSLEDTIVAVAGDASKAGVFNNAAQVWNHSFYWQCIKPNGGGTPSGALLDKINADFGSFEKFVEAFKAAGATQFGSGWAWLVLDNGTLKVTKTGNADLPLAHGQKALLTMDVWEHAYYLDYQNRRPDYISTYLDKLVNWDFVAANLAAA
- a CDS encoding FKBP-type peptidyl-prolyl cis-trans isomerase, producing the protein MRDILISSAVCVGCLLLALVSQIVAPSTVNAAPSQPAVQQAVASAPAQASFSGQIELDPEDPNPSLFTMASDVIADSGASALGGEMVAAKERMTPSGLRITDLVIGDGPEATSGQLVVVNYRGTLENGKEFDSSYGRGPFSFPLGAGRVIKGWDEGVAGMQVGGKRKLVIPPDLAYGERGAGGVIPPNATLVFEVELLEIKG
- a CDS encoding phasin family protein, producing MDPSRTLQQLLFRGLGTTSLVAERLRGVTQAWVSSGRLDPSQASALVDDVLASLRGENPELEKQTERQVERNLDHLLQDLGLARQREVDELRGRIDRLEQQLRQKQSQLEIPD
- a CDS encoding carbamoyl-phosphate synthase L chain produces the protein MLRPLWIGLVASALAVTTLPAKADGYGTASDLGVMSIQLKDIVKPQVGIQGQTQAAGTPNQAGLGGFLPLVVGSNSVFFADVLANANFSDWGNSSSIINTTVAGTTISTSSRLGYRWLNGDRSWMYGLNAGYDTRPMSTGPSDTGIPVYASRTAFFQQAAVNAEAVSDKWAFNAYALIPTGDTEQQLNTVYQGGALDTYGLDAGYNLTPGLRASVGYYYQNGDAGDADGSGVLGRLAYAINNGLTVGTNLSYDSAFKSRFSADIKWRFNTNGGPGKETPKTNAAVNALTSTPSNRDVRVHDRVCLTLIWWPCVLRN